A stretch of Clostridiales bacterium DNA encodes these proteins:
- a CDS encoding alpha/beta hydrolase: MLQEMVDSLQLPKLLKFNDGSLVTSAEDWQKRRKEILDILCEEEYGLRPPKPFKVTAMLNSINEIAYAGKIIEQHLILSADMGNKIFSFPVNIFVPKFVKKPMMIVYIAFRPDLPDRYLPIEEITDEGFAIATFCYNDVAADREDHFIGGLAGLLKKKGDRTSNDTGKLMMWAWAASRVVDYLETRNDIDQKNIAVMGHSRLGKTALIAAAYDERFAFSFSNDSGCSGDAITREKEGERVEQITNSFPFWFCPKYKKYARHEDIMPFDQHFLLAAIAPRFVSGGAAVEDIWADPNKQYLSYVAADEVYKLLGKEGFVHPDRLPQVGDIFNDGTIGFHMRYGKHFHSRYDWQRYMEFMKKHRIGK; the protein is encoded by the coding sequence ATGTTGCAAGAAATGGTAGATTCCCTTCAGTTGCCAAAACTATTAAAATTTAACGACGGTTCACTTGTTACATCTGCGGAAGATTGGCAAAAAAGACGTAAGGAAATACTTGATATATTATGTGAAGAAGAATATGGATTGCGTCCACCCAAGCCTTTTAAAGTAACGGCTATGCTGAACAGCATAAATGAAATTGCTTACGCCGGTAAAATAATAGAACAGCATCTGATACTGTCTGCTGATATGGGAAATAAAATATTTTCGTTTCCGGTCAATATTTTTGTCCCTAAGTTTGTAAAAAAGCCTATGATGATTGTATATATTGCTTTTCGTCCAGATTTACCAGATAGATATTTACCGATTGAAGAAATCACAGATGAAGGATTTGCAATTGCTACATTCTGTTATAATGATGTAGCCGCAGATCGAGAAGATCACTTTATTGGAGGACTTGCAGGCTTATTAAAGAAAAAAGGTGATCGTACATCTAATGATACTGGAAAATTAATGATGTGGGCATGGGCTGCTTCCCGTGTTGTTGATTATCTTGAGACAAGAAACGATATAGACCAAAAGAATATAGCTGTAATGGGACACTCACGTCTCGGCAAAACTGCTTTAATTGCCGCAGCTTATGATGAGCGCTTTGCGTTCTCATTTTCAAATGATTCTGGCTGTTCTGGTGATGCCATCACAAGAGAGAAAGAAGGAGAACGGGTAGAACAAATTACTAATAGTTTCCCATTCTGGTTCTGCCCAAAATATAAGAAATACGCAAGACATGAAGATATAATGCCATTTGATCAACATTTTCTTTTAGCAGCGATAGCACCCCGTTTTGTTAGTGGAGGAGCAGCTGTAGAGGACATATGGGCTGATCCGAATAAGCAGTATTTATCTTATGTAGCGGCAGACGAAGTATATAAATTACTTGGAAAAGAAGGTTTTGTGCATCCTGATAGATTACCTCAGGTGGGTGATATATTTAATGATGGAACCATTGGATTCCATATGCGTTATGGTAAACATTTCCATAGCCGTTATGACTGGCAACGTTATATGGAATTTATGAAAAAGCATAGAATAGGTAAGTAA
- a CDS encoding cold-shock protein, with protein sequence MEKGKVKWFNAEKGYGFIQREDGKDVFVHYSAITMDGFKTLEEGADVEFDIVEGEKGPQAANVKIVPKAE encoded by the coding sequence ATGGAAAAAGGTAAAGTAAAATGGTTTAATGCTGAGAAGGGGTATGGATTTATACAAAGAGAAGATGGAAAAGATGTATTTGTCCATTATTCAGCTATAACAATGGATGGTTTCAAAACCCTTGAAGAGGGAGCAGATGTAGAATTCGATATAGTCGAAGGTGAAAAGGGCCCTCAGGCAGCAAATGTAAAGATTGTTCCAAAAGCTGAATAG
- a CDS encoding class I SAM-dependent methyltransferase, with protein MYDAGRYTSFAYYYDLLMKDVDYNKWCDYVLRSIEGLKIDHTDILEMACGTGAMSVLLSKKGYDVTAFDISEDMLAVASNKALDSGAKVNFLHQDMRDIKIHDRFGTILCLCDSMNYITDDNDLRKIFKWVFDHLKENGAFIFDINSSYKLKNIIGNNIFTYNEDDIVYIWENTLNDKCVEFSLTFFVKENKLYRRFDEFHIERIYEEEEIRALLKDAGFKYIKSYDGISFNDVLPRSERITFLLKKL; from the coding sequence ATGTATGACGCAGGCCGCTATACATCGTTTGCATATTATTATGATTTATTGATGAAAGATGTCGATTATAATAAATGGTGTGATTATGTTTTAAGATCTATCGAAGGATTAAAGATAGACCATACAGATATCCTGGAAATGGCCTGCGGCACCGGCGCCATGTCTGTCTTGCTTTCAAAAAAAGGCTATGATGTTACGGCTTTCGATATATCGGAGGATATGCTTGCAGTTGCAAGCAATAAAGCTTTAGACAGCGGCGCAAAAGTCAATTTTCTCCATCAGGATATGAGGGATATAAAAATACATGACAGATTTGGTACAATACTTTGCCTATGTGACAGCATGAATTATATTACTGATGATAATGATCTGAGAAAAATATTCAAATGGGTTTTTGACCATTTAAAAGAAAATGGAGCATTTATTTTTGATATCAATTCTTCTTATAAATTGAAAAATATCATCGGAAACAATATATTTACATATAATGAAGATGACATAGTATATATATGGGAGAATACTTTAAATGATAAATGTGTCGAGTTTTCATTGACCTTTTTTGTGAAGGAAAATAAATTGTATAGAAGGTTTGACGAATTTCATATAGAAAGGATTTATGAAGAGGAAGAGATAAGAGCGTTATTAAAGGATGCCGGATTTAAGTATATTAAGTCATATGATGGCATCAGCTTTAATGATGTTTTGCCAAGGTCCGAAAGAATAACTTTTTTACTGAAAAAGTTATAG
- a CDS encoding NAD-dependent protein deacylase, whose protein sequence is MSDIIYDKIAKMIMSSKKTMVLTGAGLSTESGIPDFRSPGTGLWEKIDPMEALSTDVLYGNPEKFYKVGFKILTGMKGAKPNDAHRILAKMEEEGFIDGVITQNIDNLHYEAGSKNIMEVHGHIRTGHCVKCNKTYPFSVMEEKVNSGEIPPLCTCGSMIRPDVILFGDSLPECFNKAWRLCQQSDLLIVVGSSLQVGPVNYLPSLVKRLIIINIGETMYDRRADILCRQKASTALKEIYSRLKKEQ, encoded by the coding sequence GTGTCCGATATAATCTACGATAAGATAGCAAAAATGATTATGTCCAGCAAGAAGACAATGGTTTTAACGGGAGCGGGTTTATCCACCGAAAGCGGCATACCTGATTTTAGAAGCCCGGGGACAGGCTTGTGGGAAAAGATAGATCCTATGGAGGCGTTATCCACCGATGTGCTTTATGGAAACCCCGAAAAGTTTTATAAAGTGGGCTTTAAAATCCTTACGGGTATGAAGGGAGCAAAGCCAAATGACGCCCATAGAATACTCGCAAAAATGGAGGAAGAGGGCTTTATCGACGGCGTCATTACCCAGAATATCGATAATCTCCACTATGAAGCTGGTTCCAAAAATATAATGGAGGTTCATGGGCATATAAGAACGGGCCATTGTGTCAAATGCAATAAAACATATCCGTTCAGCGTAATGGAGGAGAAAGTCAACAGCGGCGAAATACCGCCGTTATGCACATGCGGTTCTATGATAAGGCCGGATGTAATATTATTCGGCGACAGCCTGCCTGAATGCTTTAATAAGGCATGGAGATTATGCCAGCAAAGCGATCTTCTGATCGTCGTAGGCTCCAGCCTGCAGGTTGGACCTGTAAATTACCTTCCAAGCCTTGTGAAGAGGCTTATAATCATCAATATAGGGGAGACAATGTATGACAGAAGGGCGGATATATTATGCAGGCAAAAAGCTTCAACAGCTCTAAAAGAAATATACAGCAGGCTCAAGAAGGAGCAGTGA
- a CDS encoding small, acid-soluble spore protein, alpha/beta type has product MRYYDFLDPSIVKKTPFKKVIKAKLDSHKKLTDEEAEREKIKYEIAKELGLSEKIEKFGWSGLTSGETGRIGGIMTRRNKERREECFKSGKRPTW; this is encoded by the coding sequence ATGCGATATTATGACTTCTTGGATCCTTCGATAGTAAAGAAGACACCCTTTAAAAAGGTTATAAAAGCGAAATTGGACTCTCATAAAAAACTAACAGATGAAGAGGCCGAGAGGGAGAAAATAAAATATGAGATAGCAAAGGAACTCGGCCTGTCGGAAAAAATTGAAAAATTCGGATGGAGCGGATTGACATCCGGTGAGACAGGAAGAATCGGCGGTATAATGACGCGAAGAAATAAAGAAAGAAGAGAAGAATGCTTTAAAAGCGGCAAAAGACCTACATGGTAA
- a CDS encoding ATP-binding cassette domain-containing protein, translated as MENKLVEVKHLKKYFQVGKNSILKAVDDVSFVIKKGETLGLVGESGCGKTTTGRTVIGMYSATGGEVLYDGMDVHKLDRKQKVDFTKKAQIIFQDPYASLNPRMTVGDIIGEGIDIHNLYTGKARTERINELLNLVGLNKEHANRFPHEFSGGQRQRIGIARAFAVEPEFIVCDEPISALDVSIQAQIVNLLINLQKNMGLTYLFIAHDLSMVKHISDRVAVMYLGTMVELASSAELYKNPLHPYTKALLSAIPIPDPDIERKRQRIVLEGDVPSPINPAPGCRFRGRCKYAKKICSEVMPEFREIGKDHFVACHIV; from the coding sequence ATGGAAAATAAACTTGTAGAAGTTAAGCATTTGAAGAAATATTTTCAGGTTGGTAAAAATTCCATCTTGAAGGCTGTAGATGATGTTTCGTTTGTCATAAAAAAGGGTGAAACATTAGGGCTTGTGGGAGAGTCCGGATGCGGAAAAACTACTACCGGAAGGACTGTTATAGGTATGTATTCCGCAACAGGCGGTGAAGTGTTATATGATGGAATGGATGTCCACAAGCTTGATAGAAAACAGAAAGTTGATTTTACAAAGAAAGCACAGATTATATTCCAGGATCCGTATGCTTCTTTGAATCCGAGGATGACTGTCGGCGATATTATAGGCGAGGGTATAGACATCCATAATCTTTATACCGGAAAAGCTAGAACCGAGAGAATAAATGAGCTCTTGAATTTGGTCGGATTAAACAAAGAGCATGCAAATAGGTTTCCACATGAATTTTCGGGAGGCCAGAGGCAGAGGATAGGGATTGCAAGGGCATTCGCTGTTGAGCCGGAATTTATAGTATGCGATGAACCTATTTCGGCGCTGGATGTTTCGATACAGGCCCAGATAGTAAATCTGCTCATTAATTTGCAGAAAAATATGGGACTTACCTATTTGTTTATCGCCCATGACCTTTCTATGGTAAAGCATATAAGCGACAGGGTAGCCGTTATGTATCTGGGAACAATGGTTGAACTTGCATCCAGCGCAGAGCTGTACAAGAACCCTTTGCATCCATACACAAAGGCATTGTTGTCTGCCATACCTATTCCTGATCCCGATATCGAAAGAAAAAGGCAAAGGATAGTGCTTGAAGGAGACGTGCCAAGTCCGATAAATCCTGCTCCTGGCTGCAGGTTTAGAGGAAGATGCAAGTATGCAAAGAAAATATGCAGCGAAGTGATGCCTGAGTTCAGGGAAATTGGCAAAGACCACTTTGTCGCCTGCCATATTGTATAG
- a CDS encoding ABC transporter ATP-binding protein, whose amino-acid sequence MDNLLEVKNLRVSYHTYAGEVQSVRGISFTLQKGESLAIVGESGCGKTVTSKSIMGLIQVPPGEIKEGSNIIFNGKNILKFTEKEWQQFRGYEASMIFQDPMTSLNPTMRVGNQIAESLIIHNGMSRREALKEAVKMLKLVDIPNAESRAREYPHQFSGGMRQRAMIAIALACNPKLLIADEPTTALDVTIQAQIIDLMKGLQKKLGTAIILITHDLGVVADIAKNVLVMYAGQIVERGTIDDIFYNPQHPYTWALLKSVPRLDSVKKEDLVAIHGTPPDLLAPPKGCPFASRCNYCMPICKEIPPDVTEISDTHNTQCWLHHPYAPKVDIPVGRGGVLDGK is encoded by the coding sequence ATGGATAATTTGCTTGAAGTTAAAAATTTAAGAGTTTCTTATCATACGTATGCCGGAGAAGTCCAATCCGTAAGAGGAATATCCTTTACGCTGCAGAAAGGCGAGTCCCTTGCGATTGTCGGAGAGTCCGGATGTGGGAAAACTGTAACGTCAAAATCTATAATGGGCCTTATACAGGTGCCTCCCGGTGAGATAAAGGAAGGGAGCAACATTATTTTTAATGGCAAGAATATTCTTAAATTTACGGAAAAAGAATGGCAGCAGTTCAGAGGATACGAGGCGAGTATGATATTTCAGGATCCGATGACGTCGTTGAACCCTACCATGCGCGTGGGCAACCAGATAGCTGAAAGTCTTATAATACACAATGGAATGTCGAGAAGGGAAGCACTTAAAGAGGCTGTAAAGATGCTGAAACTTGTTGATATTCCAAATGCCGAGAGCCGTGCAAGGGAATATCCACACCAGTTTTCAGGTGGAATGAGGCAGAGGGCGATGATCGCCATAGCTCTCGCATGCAATCCAAAGTTGTTGATCGCTGATGAACCTACGACAGCGTTGGATGTCACGATTCAGGCGCAGATAATCGACTTGATGAAGGGACTTCAGAAAAAGCTCGGTACTGCCATAATACTGATAACTCATGATTTAGGTGTCGTAGCGGATATCGCTAAAAATGTGCTTGTAATGTATGCAGGCCAAATCGTGGAAAGAGGCACTATCGATGATATTTTTTACAATCCCCAGCATCCATATACATGGGCTTTGTTGAAATCTGTTCCAAGGTTGGATTCCGTAAAAAAGGAAGATTTGGTTGCAATACACGGAACACCTCCGGATCTTTTGGCGCCTCCTAAAGGATGTCCGTTTGCATCCAGGTGTAATTATTGTATGCCTATTTGCAAGGAGATACCTCCGGATGTTACAGAAATAAGCGATACGCATAATACCCAATGCTGGCTTCATCATCCATATGCACCCAAAGTTGACATTCCTGTGGGAAGAGGAGGTGTATTAGATGGAAAATAA
- a CDS encoding ABC transporter permease, with protein MTDIDRDKFKIIGCENADADIIVRPNITFWQDAWRRLKKNKVATFSMYLLLLIILLCIIGPHLTKYSYRAQNMQIPNRMPFGDHWFGTDNLGRDMFARTWMAGRVSITIGIVGTLIEILVGSMYGGISGYFGGLVDDIMMRIVEIIVSIPYMIVVILVSLVLGRGMGALIIALCITGWTGIARIIRGQIMQLKESEYVLAAQALGANPMRIIMKHLIPNTIGLIIVYVSFDIPSFIFGEAFLSFIGLGIQSPKTSWGAMASSGQANFRFYPYQLLIPSLAISLTMLSFNLLGDGLRDALDPRLRQ; from the coding sequence ATGACTGATATAGACAGGGATAAATTTAAGATAATAGGCTGTGAAAATGCCGATGCGGATATTATCGTAAGGCCGAATATAACATTCTGGCAGGATGCATGGAGAAGGCTGAAGAAAAACAAAGTCGCCACGTTTTCTATGTATTTGCTTTTATTGATAATACTTCTTTGTATTATAGGCCCGCACTTGACAAAGTATTCTTATAGAGCTCAGAATATGCAAATACCTAATAGGATGCCTTTTGGGGATCACTGGTTCGGGACGGACAACCTTGGAAGGGATATGTTCGCAAGGACTTGGATGGCCGGAAGAGTATCCATCACGATCGGCATTGTCGGAACTCTCATCGAAATACTGGTAGGTAGTATGTATGGAGGCATTTCTGGATATTTTGGCGGATTAGTCGATGATATAATGATGAGGATCGTCGAAATAATAGTAAGCATTCCTTACATGATAGTGGTTATTTTAGTTTCCCTTGTTCTTGGAAGGGGAATGGGTGCGCTTATAATAGCACTGTGCATAACCGGGTGGACAGGGATTGCCCGTATAATAAGAGGGCAGATAATGCAGCTTAAGGAATCCGAATACGTCCTCGCGGCGCAGGCTTTGGGAGCGAATCCAATGAGGATCATTATGAAGCATCTGATACCCAATACGATTGGACTTATAATCGTGTATGTATCGTTCGATATTCCATCTTTTATTTTCGGTGAGGCATTTTTAAGCTTTATAGGCCTTGGCATCCAGTCTCCGAAAACGAGTTGGGGCGCTATGGCTTCTTCAGGGCAGGCAAATTTCAGATTTTATCCTTATCAGCTTTTAATTCCTTCTTTAGCAATCAGCTTGACAATGCTTTCATTTAATTTACTTGGTGACGGACTCAGGGATGCATTGGATCCAAGGCTTCGTCAGTAG
- a CDS encoding ABC transporter permease, with the protein MFKYLLKRIGYLIVTMWVVITITFFLMNTLPGNPIEVSFRKLPPQIKKNIMAQYGLDKPIHIRYVKYLKQILKGDLGESVDTPGLRANDAIKERFPASARLGLQSVFVGLVIGLIFGILAAFKRNTWVDYFVIFIAIIGVSVPNFVIAALMQYFLGGIFPTMGWYSKGTSWFAGLKYTILPTIALSFVSIATYARYMRTSVLDVINQDYILTAKSKGVPRIGIIWKHIIRNAILPIVTILGPQIASIITGTFVIEMMFSIPGLGQYYVNSITNRDYMIIMATTIFFAFLYIVSLLVVDILYIFIDPRIRITGGKR; encoded by the coding sequence ATGTTTAAGTATTTACTAAAAAGGATAGGTTACCTGATTGTTACAATGTGGGTGGTTATTACCATAACATTTTTTCTTATGAATACACTGCCTGGAAACCCGATCGAAGTATCTTTCAGGAAATTGCCGCCCCAGATAAAGAAAAACATTATGGCTCAGTACGGATTAGACAAGCCAATCCACATAAGATATGTAAAATATTTAAAACAGATTTTAAAGGGAGACCTCGGAGAATCAGTGGATACGCCGGGCCTTAGAGCCAATGACGCGATCAAGGAAAGATTCCCCGCATCTGCAAGGCTGGGGCTTCAATCCGTATTTGTAGGCCTTGTCATAGGGCTTATATTCGGAATACTCGCTGCATTCAAAAGGAATACATGGGTGGATTACTTTGTTATATTTATCGCTATTATAGGCGTATCAGTACCTAATTTTGTAATCGCGGCTTTGATGCAGTATTTCCTCGGGGGAATTTTCCCGACGATGGGATGGTATTCAAAAGGTACTTCTTGGTTTGCAGGATTAAAATATACAATACTTCCAACTATTGCCCTCAGCTTTGTGAGCATAGCGACATATGCAAGATATATGAGGACATCTGTGCTCGATGTGATAAATCAGGATTATATACTGACTGCAAAGTCGAAGGGTGTTCCAAGAATAGGAATCATATGGAAGCATATTATAAGGAACGCCATACTCCCGATAGTTACAATACTTGGACCTCAGATAGCGAGTATCATAACGGGGACATTCGTTATCGAAATGATGTTTTCGATACCGGGATTGGGCCAGTATTATGTGAATAGCATAACAAACAGGGATTATATGATTATTATGGCGACGACTATATTTTTTGCATTTTTATATATTGTTTCACTGCTTGTTGTGGACATTCTATATATATTTATAGATCCAAGAATAAGAATAACAGGCGGAAAGAGGTAG
- a CDS encoding peptide ABC transporter substrate-binding protein yields the protein MRKKNVLALLLVLVMAASVALTGCNKPKTPSGDQGSAKLDADQHLNVPLVTEIKTLDSSKTTDVYSATVQLNTQEGLIRVTNDGEKDIIEKAGAESWDVSPDGLTWTFHLRDYKWSDNKPVTAGDYEYAWKRLLDPATKAGYSYLITDKIVGAADFNAGKGSADAVGIKATDDKTLEVKLVKPVAYFDKMLGMQGLLPLRKDIVEAGGETYGQDPSKLVYCGPYTVSEWTKGTRVVLKKNPQYWDASKVKLETVNLPIIQDRNARMKSFDTKELDAAGATGEYKDQYKKLADEKKLQYQYGFTPATSYIFFNTKDKENLFTNRDVRMAFSLAWDKDTFVKNVEKAGAPAYGWVPNRLLIGNDEYRTKVPEELKDIKDDPKQLLTKGLQALGKDTDPSKITVTFLSSGTTQLDKDTFDYLADQWKKNLGIKEVKQDAVTDFAQFQQRVDNEQFQISAMGWIGDYNDPMTFLDMWTSANAAPGGTNSSKYENKDYDALIDQVSKEQDNAKRLDIFKQCEQKLLIDDAVISPMYYQDSNFFSYPYVKDLQLPLFGPIYNLKTAYTQGRQ from the coding sequence ATGAGAAAGAAAAATGTACTGGCATTATTGCTTGTACTGGTCATGGCTGCGTCAGTTGCTCTGACAGGCTGCAACAAGCCTAAAACTCCGTCTGGCGACCAAGGCAGCGCAAAACTCGATGCCGACCAGCATCTGAACGTACCGCTTGTTACTGAAATAAAGACATTGGATTCATCAAAAACTACTGATGTCTATTCTGCAACGGTACAGCTTAACACACAGGAAGGATTGATAAGGGTTACAAATGACGGGGAGAAAGATATAATAGAAAAAGCAGGTGCCGAGAGCTGGGATGTTTCACCTGACGGGCTTACATGGACATTCCATTTGAGGGATTACAAATGGTCCGATAATAAACCTGTAACCGCAGGCGATTATGAGTATGCATGGAAGAGGCTGCTTGACCCGGCTACAAAAGCAGGTTATTCATATCTGATCACCGATAAGATAGTCGGCGCCGCTGATTTTAATGCCGGAAAGGGCAGTGCAGATGCGGTAGGAATAAAGGCAACAGATGATAAGACACTTGAAGTTAAGCTTGTGAAACCTGTTGCTTATTTCGACAAGATGTTAGGAATGCAGGGGCTGCTTCCACTCAGGAAGGATATAGTAGAAGCCGGAGGCGAAACTTATGGCCAGGATCCTTCAAAGCTTGTTTATTGCGGACCGTATACGGTTTCAGAGTGGACAAAAGGAACTAGAGTAGTTTTGAAGAAGAATCCTCAATACTGGGATGCTTCCAAGGTAAAACTTGAAACAGTCAATTTGCCTATCATCCAGGACAGAAATGCCAGGATGAAATCATTCGATACAAAAGAATTGGATGCTGCAGGCGCTACTGGTGAATATAAAGACCAATACAAGAAGCTTGCGGATGAGAAAAAGCTTCAGTATCAATACGGTTTCACACCTGCAACAAGTTATATATTCTTTAATACAAAGGATAAAGAAAATTTGTTTACAAACAGGGATGTAAGGATGGCGTTCTCCCTTGCATGGGATAAAGATACATTCGTAAAAAATGTTGAAAAAGCCGGCGCTCCTGCATACGGATGGGTGCCGAACAGATTGCTTATAGGTAATGATGAATACAGGACAAAGGTTCCTGAAGAATTGAAGGATATAAAGGATGATCCGAAGCAGCTTTTGACAAAGGGCCTGCAGGCTCTCGGAAAAGATACCGATCCGTCAAAGATCACTGTGACATTCTTAAGTTCAGGAACTACACAGCTGGATAAAGATACATTTGATTACCTGGCAGACCAGTGGAAGAAAAATCTTGGAATAAAAGAAGTCAAACAGGATGCAGTTACAGACTTTGCTCAATTCCAGCAGAGAGTCGATAATGAACAGTTCCAGATTTCAGCGATGGGATGGATAGGCGACTATAACGATCCTATGACGTTCCTTGATATGTGGACATCTGCAAATGCTGCTCCTGGCGGAACGAATTCTTCTAAATACGAAAACAAGGATTATGATGCTTTGATAGATCAGGTATCAAAAGAACAGGACAATGCCAAGAGGCTTGATATATTCAAACAGTGCGAACAGAAATTATTGATCGATGATGCGGTGATTTCACCGATGTACTATCAAGATAGTAATTTCTTCTCCTATCCTTATGTTAAAGACCTTCAGTTGCCGCTGTTTGGGCCGATTTACAACCTTAAGACGGCTTACACTCAGGGAAGGCAATAG
- a CDS encoding aspartate-semialdehyde dehydrogenase, with protein MKKYNVAVVGATGMVGRKMLQVLHERDFPINNLYLFASSKSAGTILKYGGAEYKVEELTETSFDRSIDIALFSAGASTSLKFAPIAARAGTVVVDNSSAWRMDDSVPLVVPEVNPEDVKWNKGIIANPNCSTIQAVVALKPLNDKYKIKRIVYSTYQSVSGAGMGGYMDLLNGYKNEPPKKFPYPIAGNCLPHIDSFLPNGYTKEEIKMVNETRKILHDSSLRITATTVRVPVFYCHSESINVEFKNDFDIGDLRKLLSNSKGLVVIDDPSKSCYPMPVYCADKDEVFVGRIRRDESIEYGINMWVVADNVRKGAATNAVQIAQLLIK; from the coding sequence ATGAAAAAATACAATGTCGCAGTTGTGGGAGCTACAGGTATGGTCGGCAGAAAAATGCTGCAGGTACTTCACGAAAGGGACTTCCCTATCAATAATTTATATTTATTTGCATCAAGTAAATCCGCCGGCACCATTTTAAAATATGGTGGGGCTGAATATAAAGTTGAAGAACTGACTGAAACATCTTTTGACAGGAGCATAGATATAGCGCTGTTTTCCGCAGGCGCTTCCACAAGTTTAAAATTTGCACCGATTGCCGCAAGGGCGGGTACGGTAGTCGTGGATAACAGCAGTGCATGGAGAATGGACGACTCGGTTCCTCTTGTAGTACCGGAGGTAAATCCCGAGGATGTAAAATGGAACAAGGGCATCATAGCGAACCCAAATTGTTCGACTATACAGGCTGTTGTTGCGCTTAAACCGCTCAACGACAAATATAAGATCAAAAGGATAGTTTATTCTACATACCAATCCGTATCGGGAGCAGGTATGGGAGGCTACATGGACCTTCTTAACGGATACAAAAATGAACCTCCAAAGAAATTTCCATATCCTATTGCCGGCAATTGCCTGCCGCATATAGATTCATTCCTTCCAAACGGTTATACCAAGGAAGAAATAAAAATGGTAAATGAAACGAGGAAAATACTCCATGATAGTTCGCTCAGGATAACGGCGACGACTGTCAGAGTCCCCGTATTTTATTGCCACTCTGAATCTATAAATGTGGAATTTAAAAATGATTTCGATATAGGCGATTTAAGAAAACTTCTTTCGAATTCGAAGGGACTGGTTGTTATAGACGACCCTTCAAAGAGCTGCTATCCTATGCCGGTATACTGCGCAGATAAGGATGAAGTCTTCGTCGGAAGGATAAGAAGGGATGAAAGCATAGAATACGGAATTAACATGTGGGTTGTTGCAGACAATGTCAGAAAGGGAGCTGCGACAAATGCTGTGCAGATCGCACAATTATTGATAAAATAA
- the dapA gene encoding 4-hydroxy-tetrahydrodipicolinate synthase produces MSLFTGSGVALITPFTQDGVDFKKLEELLEWHVKEGTDAIIICGTTGEASTMTLKERKDTIKFTIEVINKRIPVIAGTGSNNTASAIEMSKWADEAGADGLLVITPYYNKTTQKGCIEHFKAIAKEVKKPIIIYNVPSRTGLNILPETLYELSNVPNISGVKEASGNISQIAAIAGLCRDKLDIYSGNDDQIIPILSLGGKGVISVLANILPGDTHKMTAKFFEGDLKGALKLQLDMFPLIKALFIETNPIPVKEAMNLMGMNVGKLRLPLVNMSQKNLEVLKDKMNAYGIKTQE; encoded by the coding sequence TTGAGTTTATTTACAGGATCAGGTGTTGCGCTTATAACACCATTTACTCAGGATGGAGTGGATTTTAAAAAACTCGAGGAACTTCTTGAATGGCATGTCAAAGAAGGCACCGACGCCATCATCATCTGCGGTACGACCGGAGAAGCTTCGACGATGACATTGAAAGAGCGCAAAGATACTATAAAATTTACAATCGAGGTTATAAACAAAAGGATACCCGTTATAGCAGGCACGGGCTCGAATAATACGGCATCTGCCATAGAGATGAGCAAATGGGCCGATGAAGCCGGAGCAGACGGTTTGCTTGTAATAACGCCTTATTATAACAAGACTACTCAAAAAGGGTGTATCGAGCATTTCAAAGCAATTGCTAAAGAAGTTAAAAAGCCTATAATAATATACAATGTGCCATCGCGTACCGGGCTCAATATTTTACCTGAAACATTATATGAGCTTTCCAATGTCCCAAACATCTCGGGAGTCAAAGAGGCCAGCGGCAATATATCCCAGATTGCAGCCATAGCCGGGCTCTGCCGCGATAAGCTCGACATATATTCCGGAAACGACGACCAGATAATCCCCATACTTTCATTAGGGGGCAAAGGCGTGATATCCGTTTTGGCAAACATACTTCCAGGCGATACCCATAAGATGACTGCAAAATTCTTTGAAGGCGACTTAAAGGGAGCGCTGAAATTGCAGCTTGATATGTTCCCGCTAATCAAGGCATTATTTATTGAAACAAATCCTATCCCTGTCAAAGAGGCCATGAATCTCATGGGTATGAATGTAGGCAAGCTACGGCTTCCATTGGTTAATATGTCGCAGAAAAACCTTGAAGTGCTAAAAGACAAGATGAATGCCTATGGCATAAAAACACAGGAGTGA